The following proteins are encoded in a genomic region of Cryptomeria japonica chromosome 11, Sugi_1.0, whole genome shotgun sequence:
- the LOC131068559 gene encoding uncharacterized protein LOC131068559, whose amino-acid sequence MDKGRKFHWRNRQQHAFEELKEVTMATILVLPNLQATFEVETDVSNYGMCAVLLQERLIHYHLETFREPLLNYSTYDDKELYAQVSVLKMWKRYLMEKEIIMHADSKPLQYLQAQK is encoded by the coding sequence ATGGACAAAGGAAGGAAGTTCCATTGGCGCAACAGACAGCAACATGCATTTGAAGAGCTAAAGGAGGTAACTATGGCAACAATCCTTGTTCTGCCCAATTTACAAGCTACTTTTGAGGTAGAGACAGACGTCAGCAATTATGGTATGTGTGCAGTGCTACTACAGGAGAGGCTTATCCATTACCATTTAGAAACATTTAGAGAGCCCTTGTTAAATTACAGCACCTATGACGATAAGGAACTATATGCTCAGGTTTCTGTGCTGAAGATGTGGAAGCGTTACCTCATGGAGAAAGAGATCATTATGCACGCAGACAGTAAGCCCTTGCAATACTTGCAAGCACAAAAATAG